A window of the Cololabis saira isolate AMF1-May2022 chromosome 19, fColSai1.1, whole genome shotgun sequence genome harbors these coding sequences:
- the fam53b gene encoding protein FAM53B isoform X1 gives MCVAMVIIYKKTLEKKGGDDVTTPRTDLSPLQAQTMSQGAALFSCGLMEASRWREMGHSCAIQQRPVGTSLESLWDVLPEVQRSSAHWDWDVGSASSTITSLLQDLNLAEAASSHPAAPPSKRQCRSLSCSDELGGCRSTWRPQGSRVWTAVEKRRCHSGGSVQRGSVGGQQPGFPAMQRSSSFSLPARSNTLEPPCFSQRLPWPSAFSCLTPASPSSSSTPSGQALYLSHEQISLPEPRGPSPPSSPDSTPELERRGGQGGLPRSRSQPCVLNDKKIGVKRRRPADTHKQRPSLDLAKMTQKRNFHSLSCPGITGEDICESGQVPPTLRCNTDESSASEHSSEDVRPRPKEGDPGRSEPSDPTAEELDWNPTDRAHASPGPTNGKDGEPVWAGLCSTSRDMYQLGGELDIEQIERN, from the exons ATGTGTGTTGCAATGGTGATCATTTACAAGAAAACACTGGAAAAGAAGGGCGGCGACGATGTAACAACCCCACGTACAGACTTGAGCCCG CTCCAGGCACAGACCATGAGCCAGGGAGCTGCACTTTTCTCTTGTGGACTCATGG AGGCGAGCCGGTGGCGGGAGATGGGTCACAGCTGTGCGATCCAGCAGCGGCCCGTCGGGACCAGCCTGGAGAGCCTGTGGGACGTGCTGCCCGAGGTGCAGAGAAGCTCGGCCCACTGGGACTGGGACGTGGGCTCGGCTTCCAGCACCATCACCAGCTTGCTACAGGACCTCAACCTGGCGGAGGCCGCGTCGTCGCACCCCGCCGCCCCGCCCAGCAAGCGGCAGTGCCGGTCCCTGTCCTGCTCCGACGAGCTGGGCGGCTGCCGCTCCACCTGGCGTCCCCAGGGCTCCCGGGTGTGGACGGCCGTGGAGAAGAGGAGGTGCCACAGCGGAGGCAGCGTCCAGCGCGGCAGCGTCGGGGGCCAGCAGCCGGGCTTCCCCGCCATGCAGCGCAGCTCCAGCTTCAGCCTGCCCGCCCGCTCCAACACCCTGGAGCCCCCCTGCTTCTCCCAGCGCCTGCCATGGCCCTCTGCCTTCAGCTGCCTGACGCCCGCctcgccctcctcctcctccacgccTTCGGGCCAGGCCCTCTACCTCTCTCATGAACAGATTAGCCTCCCCGAGCCCCGTGGGCCGTCACCCCCCAGCTCCCCGGACTCCACCCCGGAGCTGGAGCGCCGCGGGGGCCAGGGGGGTCTCCCCCGTAGCCGCTCACAGCCGTGCGTCCTCAATGACAAGAAGATTGGCGTGAAGCGCAGGAGGCCGGCAGACACGCACAAACAAAGGCCCTCACTGGATCTGGCAAAGATGACTCAG AAGCGGAATTTCCACAGCCTCAGCTGCCCCGGAATCACAGGCGAGGACATCTGCGAGTCGGGCCAGGTCCCACCCACTCTCAGGTGCAACACTGATGAATCATCTGCAAGCGAACACAGCTCCGAGGACGTTCGGCCCCGACCCAAAGAGGGCGACCCTGGCAGGAGCGAGCCGTCGGACCCCACTGCAGAGGAACTGGACTGGAACCCGACGGACCGCGCCCACGCCTCACCGGGGCCGACCAATGGGAAGGACGGCGAGCCCGTGTGGGCGGGGCTGTGCAGCACCAGCAGGGACATGTATCAACTCGGAGGCGAGCTTGACATCGAGCAAATCGAGAGAAACTGA
- the hpdl gene encoding 4-hydroxyphenylpyruvate dioxygenase-like protein, translating into MAVNVLRLHHVAFHVLNAEKLICDLVSKYKFNLHASRVTDRCRQVAFRKGSAVFVVHEGSGSAETSDWLLGEALRVNEGKTHRRGNGSPAGLYDASPRHPVDTVSNVCFEVENVERSFKVLSELGCGFLVPPTTVQDDHGLVTYSVLRSIVGNVCHTLIDKSKYGGGFLPGFDTPDPERDCSLLEEDVSCPVTHFDHVTYACHQKSTHQVMGWYEKMFGFRRFFIVRNEDEDEGCVIHDKGIGLRLAAMQYWKCSEVGIALPFKNKKEPDCKFVIAESLPNQGSNQVDTFLEQHNGPGIQHIALYTKNIVSTTHTLAEAGVQFFSPPPAYYTEVGKRQEIEEVGHTPQMLAQHGILLDADVNQDLSSQNGNTENKKYLLQVFTKPIFNEDTFFLELIERKGATGFGEGNIKALWKCVEAYMENERQDSQRAGAPKTVRTAQY; encoded by the exons ATGGCGGTCAACGTCCTGCGGCTGCACCACGTTGCTTTCCACGTTTTAAACGCGGAAAAGTTAATCTGTGATCTAGTTTCCAAGTACAAGTTTAATTTGCACGCCAGTAGGGTAACAGATCGGTGCAGGCAGGTCGCCTTCAGAAAGGGATCGGCTGTATTTGTTGTGCATGAGGGATCTGGCAGTGCGGAGACCAGTGACTGGCTGCTGGGGGAAGCCCTGCGGGTCAACGAGGGGAAGACGCACCGGCGGGGGAACGGCTCCCCGGCCGGGCTCTACGATGCCAGCCCCCGGCACCCGGTGGACACCGTCAGCAACGTCTGCTTCGAGGTGGAAAACGTGGAAAGGTCGTTCAAGGTGCTCAGCGAGCTGGGCTGCGGGTTCCTGGTGCCGCCCACCACCGTGCAGGACGACCACGGGCTGGTCACCTACTCCGTGCTCAGATCAATAGTGGGGAACGTCTGTCACACTCTGATCGATAAGTCCAAGTATGGGGGAGGATTTTTACCCGGGTTTGATACCCCGGACCCGGAGAGGGATTGCAGCTTGTTGGAAGAGGATGTTTCTTGTCCAGTTACCCATTTTGATCACGTCACTTATGCCTGTCACCAAAAATCCACTCACCAGGTCATGGGGTGGTATGAGAAGATGTTTGGTTTTCGGAGGTTTTTCATTGTTAG AAATGAAGATGAGGATGAAGGTTGTGTGATACATGATAAGGGTATTGGACTACGACTGGCTGCCATGCAGTACTGGAAGTGCAGTGAAGTGGGCATTGCTCTTCCCTTCAAGAACAAGAAAGAGCCCGATTGCAAGTTTGTCATCGCAGAGTCTCTACCTAATCAGG GTTCCAACCAGGTGGATACCTTCTTAGAGCAGCACAACGGCCCGGGGATCCAGCACATTGCGTTGTACACCAAAAACATCGTCTCTACTACACATACACTGGCTGAAGCTGGTGTGCAgtttttctctcctcctcctgcctaCTACACAGAG GTGGGAAAACGGCAGGAAATAGAGGAAGTGGGACACACCCCCCAGATGCTGGCACAGCATGGCATTCTCCTGGATGCAGACGTGAACCAGGATCTCTCATCACAAAATGGGAACACTGAAAACAAAAA ATACCTTCTCCAGGTGTTCACCAAGCCCATATTCAATGAGGACACCTTCTTCCTGGAACTCATAGAGCGAAAAGGGGCAACAGGTTTCGGCGAGGGGAACATCAAAGCGCTGTGGAAGTGCGTGGAGGCGTACATGGAGAATGAGAGGCAGGATTCACAAAGGGCGGGAGCCCCAAAAACTGTACGAACTGCTCAGTACTAA
- the fam53b gene encoding protein FAM53B isoform X2, producing the protein MGHSCAIQQRPVGTSLESLWDVLPEVQRSSAHWDWDVGSASSTITSLLQDLNLAEAASSHPAAPPSKRQCRSLSCSDELGGCRSTWRPQGSRVWTAVEKRRCHSGGSVQRGSVGGQQPGFPAMQRSSSFSLPARSNTLEPPCFSQRLPWPSAFSCLTPASPSSSSTPSGQALYLSHEQISLPEPRGPSPPSSPDSTPELERRGGQGGLPRSRSQPCVLNDKKIGVKRRRPADTHKQRPSLDLAKMTQKRNFHSLSCPGITGEDICESGQVPPTLRCNTDESSASEHSSEDVRPRPKEGDPGRSEPSDPTAEELDWNPTDRAHASPGPTNGKDGEPVWAGLCSTSRDMYQLGGELDIEQIERN; encoded by the exons ATGGGTCACAGCTGTGCGATCCAGCAGCGGCCCGTCGGGACCAGCCTGGAGAGCCTGTGGGACGTGCTGCCCGAGGTGCAGAGAAGCTCGGCCCACTGGGACTGGGACGTGGGCTCGGCTTCCAGCACCATCACCAGCTTGCTACAGGACCTCAACCTGGCGGAGGCCGCGTCGTCGCACCCCGCCGCCCCGCCCAGCAAGCGGCAGTGCCGGTCCCTGTCCTGCTCCGACGAGCTGGGCGGCTGCCGCTCCACCTGGCGTCCCCAGGGCTCCCGGGTGTGGACGGCCGTGGAGAAGAGGAGGTGCCACAGCGGAGGCAGCGTCCAGCGCGGCAGCGTCGGGGGCCAGCAGCCGGGCTTCCCCGCCATGCAGCGCAGCTCCAGCTTCAGCCTGCCCGCCCGCTCCAACACCCTGGAGCCCCCCTGCTTCTCCCAGCGCCTGCCATGGCCCTCTGCCTTCAGCTGCCTGACGCCCGCctcgccctcctcctcctccacgccTTCGGGCCAGGCCCTCTACCTCTCTCATGAACAGATTAGCCTCCCCGAGCCCCGTGGGCCGTCACCCCCCAGCTCCCCGGACTCCACCCCGGAGCTGGAGCGCCGCGGGGGCCAGGGGGGTCTCCCCCGTAGCCGCTCACAGCCGTGCGTCCTCAATGACAAGAAGATTGGCGTGAAGCGCAGGAGGCCGGCAGACACGCACAAACAAAGGCCCTCACTGGATCTGGCAAAGATGACTCAG AAGCGGAATTTCCACAGCCTCAGCTGCCCCGGAATCACAGGCGAGGACATCTGCGAGTCGGGCCAGGTCCCACCCACTCTCAGGTGCAACACTGATGAATCATCTGCAAGCGAACACAGCTCCGAGGACGTTCGGCCCCGACCCAAAGAGGGCGACCCTGGCAGGAGCGAGCCGTCGGACCCCACTGCAGAGGAACTGGACTGGAACCCGACGGACCGCGCCCACGCCTCACCGGGGCCGACCAATGGGAAGGACGGCGAGCCCGTGTGGGCGGGGCTGTGCAGCACCAGCAGGGACATGTATCAACTCGGAGGCGAGCTTGACATCGAGCAAATCGAGAGAAACTGA